The proteins below are encoded in one region of Tsuneonella sp. CC-YZS046:
- a CDS encoding DOMON-like domain-containing protein: MQTHRLVAHPDHPPLAVTGVSLRWVYLDDGRTMLRYRLDGCGSLITPAYSGSGRADELWKTTCFELFLSDGSPAYFEFNFSPSGRWASYGFESYRSAPIQPELSMQPEIRSERGAEIFLLTACLASNDIRGATRLGVSAIVEEEGGRLSYWALAHPEGRPDFHHPACFAAKPL, from the coding sequence TTGCAAACGCATCGCCTGGTCGCGCATCCCGATCATCCGCCGCTGGCCGTGACGGGCGTATCGCTGCGCTGGGTGTATCTCGATGACGGCCGCACCATGCTGCGCTACCGGCTCGACGGCTGCGGCAGCCTGATAACGCCGGCCTATTCCGGAAGCGGCCGAGCCGACGAGCTCTGGAAAACCACCTGCTTCGAATTGTTCCTGAGCGATGGGTCGCCCGCCTATTTCGAGTTCAACTTCTCTCCATCGGGCCGATGGGCGAGCTACGGCTTCGAAAGTTACCGAAGCGCGCCAATCCAACCCGAACTGTCGATGCAGCCGGAAATCAGGAGCGAGCGAGGCGCCGAGATATTCCTGCTCACTGCCTGTCTCGCAAGCAATGACATTCGCGGCGCGACTCGCCTGGGGGTCAGCGCGATAGTCGAGGAGGAGGGCGGACGGCTGTCCTACTGGGCCTTGGCCCACCCGGAAGGCCGCCCCGATTTCCATCATCCCGCTTGCTTTGCCGCAAAGCCGCTGTAA
- the cysK gene encoding cysteine synthase A, whose amino-acid sequence MKADNVLATIGNTPHIRLARLFPDHEVWVKSERANPGGSIKDRIALAMVEAAEADGSLKPGGTIIEPTSGNTGIGLAMVAAVKGYKLVLVMPESMSLERRRLMLAYGASFDLTPREKGMKGALERAQQLVDETPGAWMPQQFENPANVAVHANTTAQEILRDFADSPVDVLISGVGTGGHLTGCAEVLKKAWPELKAFAVEPVLSPVISGGQPGPHPIQGIGAGFIPGNLHTQAIDGAIQVGADEAKTMARRAALEEGLLVGISSGATLAAIAQKLPELDKGACVLGFNYDTGERYLSVPDFLPE is encoded by the coding sequence ATGAAAGCCGACAACGTTCTCGCGACAATCGGAAACACGCCTCATATCCGCCTTGCCCGGCTCTTTCCGGATCATGAGGTCTGGGTGAAATCGGAGCGCGCCAATCCCGGCGGTTCGATCAAGGACCGGATCGCGCTGGCCATGGTCGAGGCCGCCGAGGCCGACGGCAGCCTCAAGCCGGGTGGCACGATCATCGAGCCTACGTCGGGCAATACGGGCATCGGCCTGGCGATGGTTGCGGCCGTGAAGGGCTACAAGCTCGTCCTGGTCATGCCGGAATCGATGTCGCTGGAACGGCGGCGCCTGATGCTGGCCTATGGCGCGAGTTTCGATCTCACTCCCCGGGAAAAGGGCATGAAGGGCGCGCTGGAACGGGCGCAACAGCTTGTGGACGAAACGCCCGGTGCGTGGATGCCGCAGCAGTTCGAGAACCCCGCCAACGTGGCGGTGCATGCGAACACGACCGCGCAGGAGATATTGCGCGATTTTGCCGATTCCCCGGTGGATGTGCTGATTTCCGGCGTAGGGACCGGCGGGCATCTGACCGGATGCGCCGAAGTATTGAAGAAGGCCTGGCCCGAACTGAAAGCCTTTGCGGTCGAGCCGGTTCTTTCGCCGGTGATTTCGGGCGGGCAGCCCGGCCCTCACCCGATTCAGGGAATCGGCGCCGGATTCATTCCGGGGAACCTGCACACGCAAGCAATAGATGGGGCGATCCAGGTCGGCGCGGATGAGGCCAAGACCATGGCCCGCCGCGCCGCTCTGGAGGAAGGGCTGCTGGTGGGCATCAGCTCAGGCGCGACCCTTGCCGCGATCGCCCAGAAATTGCCCGAACTGGACAAGGGCGCCTGCGTGCTCGGCTTCAACTACGATACGGGAGAGCGCTATCTCTCGGTGCCGGATTTCCTGCCCGAATGA
- a CDS encoding molybdopterin-dependent oxidoreductase, whose protein sequence is MSAAATADSVKTHRRICPFCEQNCATIVTVDHSSRQVLEVRGDKDDPLSKGYICPKAYAVKDLHHDPDVLTGPVIKRNGKFEPASWDEALDFAAARIQAIQDEYGRNALSFFFGTTIAHVPGLALYTGPLLNVLQTQQIYSTSSIDCHPHFLAAASMFGGLASLPVPDIDRSDYLVLIGANPLQSNGSFMTAPNVPGRLRAIRARGGKVVVIDPRRTETARASDWHLSIEPGGDAALLFAVARTLFEEDLVDLGHLEGRIRNLGELRRLAQPFAPERVGPAIGIDAEDIRTLARELASAERACIYGRIGSCMQQFGSVTNWLITAVNAMTGNLDREGGAMFPGGVFQPVIMSDTYRDGQIPYDRYRSRVSGFPELAGQFPSALMIEEMTVPGEGQIKALVTMGANPALSSANGGGRLTEALEDLEFMMAFDIYINETTRHADVILPSPPHLSHSDFMIFFTFLTVRDYIKYAPAIFEKQPEQRHDSEIFCGLIARLTGMTVQEADDSAFRMLFDQLRDQGNEVLEGMTFEQVIQHVGTEPGEERMFDMLLRSGPYGDHFGERPDGLTLQKLKAHGEGIDFGPMKPRIKKVLHFPDKRVDLAPSAIIGDVPRVAEWVDGERAKGLHLVGRRQIRTCNTWMHNFPSLAKGPELCVLLIHPEDAKERSITDGDRVTVRSRTGEVNVPVKLSDEMRRGVVSLPHGWGHADDEVPGMPQAKARPGVNYNHLADETLLDLPSGIINLNHIPVEVVADPVP, encoded by the coding sequence ATGTCCGCAGCCGCCACGGCTGACAGCGTAAAGACGCATCGCCGCATCTGCCCTTTTTGCGAGCAGAATTGCGCCACCATAGTTACGGTCGATCATTCCAGCCGCCAGGTGCTTGAAGTTCGAGGCGACAAGGACGATCCGCTGAGCAAGGGCTATATCTGCCCCAAGGCCTATGCCGTGAAGGATCTTCATCATGATCCTGATGTGCTCACCGGCCCGGTCATCAAGCGCAACGGAAAGTTCGAGCCGGCAAGCTGGGACGAAGCGCTGGATTTCGCGGCCGCGCGTATCCAGGCTATTCAAGACGAATATGGGCGCAATGCGCTGAGCTTCTTCTTCGGGACTACGATTGCCCATGTTCCGGGGCTGGCGCTTTATACCGGCCCCTTGCTCAATGTCCTTCAGACCCAGCAGATCTACTCGACTTCCAGCATCGACTGCCATCCGCATTTCCTGGCGGCGGCGAGCATGTTCGGCGGGCTGGCCTCGCTTCCGGTGCCGGACATCGACCGCAGCGATTATCTCGTGCTGATCGGCGCCAATCCGCTGCAATCCAACGGCAGCTTCATGACCGCGCCCAATGTGCCGGGGCGGTTGCGGGCCATCCGCGCGCGCGGAGGCAAGGTTGTCGTGATCGACCCGCGCCGCACGGAAACGGCCAGGGCTTCAGACTGGCATCTTTCCATCGAGCCTGGCGGAGATGCCGCGCTTTTGTTCGCGGTGGCCCGGACCTTGTTCGAGGAAGACTTGGTGGACCTCGGGCACCTGGAAGGGCGTATCCGGAATCTGGGCGAACTGCGGCGTCTTGCCCAGCCCTTCGCTCCGGAAAGGGTAGGTCCGGCGATCGGCATAGATGCGGAGGATATTCGCACGCTCGCCCGGGAACTGGCCTCGGCCGAGCGTGCCTGCATTTACGGGCGCATCGGCTCCTGCATGCAGCAATTCGGTTCGGTGACGAACTGGCTTATCACCGCCGTCAACGCGATGACTGGCAATCTGGACCGGGAAGGCGGGGCCATGTTCCCCGGCGGCGTATTCCAGCCTGTCATCATGTCCGACACTTACCGCGACGGGCAAATTCCCTACGATCGCTATCGTTCCCGGGTAAGCGGCTTTCCCGAACTCGCCGGCCAGTTTCCGTCGGCGTTGATGATCGAGGAAATGACGGTTCCGGGCGAAGGCCAGATCAAGGCGCTGGTGACGATGGGCGCAAACCCCGCCCTGTCGAGCGCCAATGGCGGCGGTCGCCTGACCGAAGCGCTGGAAGATCTCGAATTCATGATGGCATTCGACATCTATATCAACGAGACGACCCGCCACGCGGATGTGATCCTGCCTTCGCCGCCGCACCTGTCCCATTCGGATTTCATGATCTTCTTCACCTTCCTGACGGTGAGGGACTACATCAAATATGCCCCGGCCATCTTCGAGAAGCAGCCCGAGCAACGGCATGACAGCGAGATCTTCTGCGGGCTGATCGCCCGCCTCACCGGCATGACTGTGCAGGAAGCCGACGATTCCGCATTCCGGATGCTGTTCGATCAGCTTCGCGACCAGGGGAACGAAGTCTTGGAGGGCATGACCTTCGAACAGGTCATCCAGCATGTCGGCACGGAGCCGGGCGAGGAGCGTATGTTCGACATGCTGCTGCGTTCAGGCCCTTATGGAGATCATTTCGGCGAACGCCCGGACGGGCTGACGCTCCAGAAACTCAAGGCGCATGGAGAGGGCATCGATTTCGGGCCGATGAAGCCGCGTATCAAGAAAGTGCTTCATTTCCCCGACAAGCGTGTCGATCTCGCTCCTTCGGCGATAATCGGGGATGTTCCGCGCGTGGCCGAGTGGGTGGACGGCGAGCGGGCGAAGGGCCTTCATCTGGTCGGACGTCGCCAGATCCGGACCTGCAATACCTGGATGCACAACTTCCCGTCCCTCGCGAAGGGACCGGAGCTTTGCGTTCTGCTCATTCACCCGGAAGATGCCAAGGAACGAAGCATTACGGATGGCGATCGGGTGACCGTGCGGTCGCGCACCGGGGAAGTGAACGTTCCTGTCAAGCTATCGGACGAGATGCGGCGCGGCGTGGTCAGCCTTCCGCATGGCTGGGGACATGCGGATGACGAGGTTCCGGGAATGCCGCAGGCCAAGGCGCGACCGGGGGTGAATTACAACCACCTTGCCGATGAAACCCTGCTCGATCTGCCTTCCGGCATCATCAACCTGAATCATATCCCGGTGGAGGTCGTCGCCGACCCGGTGCCGTAA
- the hisI gene encoding phosphoribosyl-AMP cyclohydrolase, with protein MSTDDKVTAARERGTQFLPRFDQNGLLTVVVTHAGSGEVLMVAFMDAEALEKTRETGLAHFHSRSRGRLWMKGETSGHVLRVQEILVDCDQDALVIKAIPAGPACHTGAATCFYRRLKGDTLVTGGG; from the coding sequence ATTTCTACCGACGACAAAGTTACCGCCGCTCGCGAACGCGGCACGCAATTCCTGCCCAGATTCGATCAGAACGGGCTGCTCACCGTTGTCGTGACGCATGCCGGTTCGGGCGAAGTGCTGATGGTCGCCTTCATGGATGCCGAGGCATTGGAGAAAACGCGGGAAACGGGTCTGGCGCATTTTCATTCCCGCTCCCGGGGGCGCCTCTGGATGAAGGGGGAGACATCCGGCCATGTCCTGCGGGTGCAGGAGATTCTCGTGGATTGCGATCAGGACGCCTTGGTCATTAAGGCGATCCCGGCCGGGCCTGCCTGTCATACCGGGGCAGCGACCTGCTTCTATCGCCGCCTCAAGGGCGATACGCTGGTAACGGGCGGCGGCTGA
- a CDS encoding TIGR00645 family protein encodes MDQESHSPLRPLPLLIFSSRWLQLPLYLGLIVAQCVYVFLFIKELVHLVTHAHNFGEQQIMLVVLGLIDVVMISNLLVMVIVGGYETFVSRLGLQGHPDQPEWLSHVNAGVLKVKLAMAIIGISSIHLLRTFIEASRIGSPTANVTGEGVMWQTIIHSVFILSALGIAVVDRMAQPKH; translated from the coding sequence ATGGACCAAGAATCACACTCCCCGCTTCGCCCGCTTCCCCTTCTGATCTTCAGCTCACGCTGGCTGCAGCTCCCGCTCTATCTCGGCCTGATCGTGGCCCAGTGCGTCTACGTCTTCCTGTTCATCAAGGAACTGGTTCACTTGGTGACGCACGCCCACAACTTCGGCGAGCAGCAAATCATGCTGGTGGTGCTGGGCCTGATCGACGTGGTGATGATTTCCAACCTGCTCGTGATGGTGATCGTCGGCGGATATGAAACCTTCGTTTCCCGGCTCGGGCTGCAGGGTCATCCGGATCAGCCCGAATGGCTCAGCCATGTCAATGCCGGGGTCCTCAAGGTCAAGCTGGCCATGGCCATCATCGGAATATCCTCGATCCACCTGCTCCGCACTTTCATCGAGGCGAGCAGGATCGGCTCGCCGACCGCCAATGTGACGGGGGAAGGGGTGATGTGGCAGACGATCATCCACAGCGTCTTCATCCTGTCCGCCCTCGGCATTGCCGTCGTGGACCGCATGGCGCAGCCGAAACACTGA
- a CDS encoding MFS transporter, giving the protein MLEPNSPLQIRDYRFFWLARFLSVFATLSMVVLIGYQTYDIARSDYGMDKPEAAFQLGLLGLVQFIPLFLLTPVAGLAADRFDRRKVAALANLVDSGLGAILALLTWYDALNLPILFSLAATHGAARIFTNPAMSAIAPNIVPPRLLPQAIALSSIAWQSASVAGPAIGGLLFALSPSVPYFLSAVLMIAAAILIIAVRPLPPATSDSKEPPLRLIAEGLQFTWKERFLLGCITLDLFAVLLGGATAMLPVFARDILAVGSEGLGFMRGAPAVGAALVALWLSFKPIENNVGVKMLWAVVLFGAATIGFGLSRNLALSLGLLAVLGAADMVSVFIRNSLIQLNTPDAMRGRVSSISGLAISASNELGEMRSGMAAALMGATGAVVFGGAGAIVITAIWAWIFPELRHAKTFSAQYRSDERGNSP; this is encoded by the coding sequence GTGCTAGAGCCAAATTCGCCGCTCCAGATCCGCGATTATCGCTTCTTCTGGCTTGCCCGTTTCCTTTCAGTCTTCGCCACCCTCTCGATGGTGGTGCTGATCGGCTATCAGACATACGACATAGCCCGCTCGGACTATGGCATGGACAAGCCGGAGGCCGCGTTCCAGCTCGGCTTGCTTGGCCTGGTACAGTTCATTCCGCTGTTCCTGCTCACTCCAGTGGCCGGTTTGGCCGCGGATCGTTTCGACCGGCGGAAAGTGGCCGCGCTGGCCAATCTGGTCGATAGCGGGCTTGGCGCCATCCTCGCCCTGCTGACGTGGTATGATGCGCTCAATCTGCCGATCCTGTTCAGCCTGGCCGCGACTCACGGCGCGGCGCGGATTTTCACGAACCCGGCGATGAGCGCGATCGCGCCCAATATCGTGCCGCCGCGCCTGTTGCCGCAGGCGATCGCCTTGAGTTCCATCGCCTGGCAAAGCGCCAGCGTGGCCGGTCCCGCTATCGGCGGGCTGCTTTTCGCGCTTTCTCCGTCGGTTCCCTATTTCCTTTCGGCGGTGCTGATGATTGCCGCCGCAATCCTCATCATAGCGGTGCGGCCATTGCCGCCTGCCACGTCCGACAGCAAGGAACCGCCCCTTCGCCTGATCGCGGAAGGCCTTCAGTTCACATGGAAGGAGCGCTTCCTGCTCGGCTGCATCACGCTGGACCTGTTCGCCGTGCTGCTTGGCGGAGCGACGGCGATGCTGCCGGTTTTCGCCCGCGACATCCTTGCGGTGGGTTCGGAAGGGCTTGGCTTCATGCGCGGCGCGCCCGCCGTGGGCGCGGCCCTCGTCGCGTTGTGGCTTTCGTTCAAGCCGATAGAGAACAATGTCGGAGTGAAGATGCTCTGGGCTGTGGTCCTGTTCGGCGCGGCGACCATAGGCTTCGGCCTGTCTCGCAATCTGGCGCTGTCGCTGGGTCTGCTCGCCGTGCTTGGAGCCGCCGACATGGTCTCCGTGTTCATTCGCAACTCGCTCATCCAGCTCAACACGCCCGACGCGATGAGGGGGCGGGTCTCGTCGATTTCCGGCCTTGCGATCTCGGCATCGAACGAACTGGGCGAAATGCGATCAGGAATGGCCGCGGCGCTGATGGGCGCCACGGGAGCGGTTGTGTTTGGCGGTGCTGGTGCGATAGTCATCACTGCAATCTGGGCATGGATCTTTCCCGAGTTGCGCCATGCCAAGACCTTTTCCGCGCAATATCGCAGTGACGAGAGAGGAAATTCGCCATGA
- a CDS encoding dienelactone hydrolase family protein, whose translation MIELKPHPYGDGETPLSGWLAMPEASPRASVLVFPTIANLTPRVAEKAALLARMGYIAFVADYYGDAVSGGDVQGLAASLRKDSAVYRRRLGAALDALAALPQSRQLPRAAIGFCMGGQAALEMARAGHDLAAVVSFHGLLETSAPARPGDRIIPRILVCHGDKDPLVPRSHVRAFMQEMDDADARWHLHVYSTALHGFTDPANDGRPLDAVAYDASADRQSWAAMTSLFDEIFN comes from the coding sequence ATGATCGAGTTGAAACCCCATCCCTATGGCGATGGGGAAACGCCGCTCTCCGGTTGGCTGGCCATGCCGGAGGCAAGCCCACGCGCTTCGGTTCTGGTATTCCCGACCATTGCCAATCTGACGCCGCGAGTGGCGGAAAAGGCGGCGCTGCTGGCCCGGATGGGATATATCGCCTTCGTCGCCGATTATTACGGGGATGCGGTGAGCGGCGGCGATGTGCAGGGTTTGGCCGCTTCGCTGCGGAAGGATAGCGCTGTCTATCGCCGGCGGCTCGGCGCGGCGCTGGATGCATTGGCAGCTTTGCCCCAATCCCGCCAGCTTCCCCGTGCCGCGATCGGCTTCTGCATGGGCGGGCAGGCCGCGCTCGAAATGGCGCGTGCGGGCCATGATCTCGCCGCCGTGGTGAGCTTTCACGGATTGCTCGAAACCTCGGCCCCCGCCCGGCCCGGCGACCGGATCATTCCGAGGATTCTGGTCTGCCATGGGGACAAGGACCCCCTGGTTCCGCGCTCCCATGTCCGGGCGTTCATGCAGGAAATGGACGACGCCGACGCCCGCTGGCATCTGCATGTCTATAGCACGGCGCTGCATGGCTTCACCGATCCAGCCAATGACGGCCGCCCGCTCGATGCCGTGGCCTATGACGCAAGTGCGGACCGGCAGAGCTGGGCCGCGATGACCAGCCTGTTCGACGAGATATTTAATTAG
- a CDS encoding PilZ domain-containing protein → MAGGAQLSVTDLRRAARHPVDYPVIGEHRERGDMGLHIVNVSAHGFMINSSPDLQRGDRVTIRLPAIGRIEAHVIWTMDERAGFQFERIIRFEDFVKMIDQMQPNPKLRRRR, encoded by the coding sequence ATGGCTGGTGGAGCACAATTGTCTGTGACGGACCTGCGTCGCGCGGCCCGGCATCCCGTGGATTATCCGGTCATCGGAGAGCATCGCGAGCGGGGCGATATGGGGTTGCATATCGTGAATGTCTCCGCTCACGGCTTCATGATCAACAGCTCCCCGGATTTGCAGCGTGGCGACCGGGTGACCATCCGCTTGCCGGCAATCGGCCGGATCGAAGCCCATGTTATCTGGACGATGGACGAACGGGCCGGCTTCCAGTTCGAGCGGATCATCCGCTTCGAGGATTTCGTGAAGATGATCGATCAGATGCAGCCCAATCCCAAGCTGCGCCGCCGCCGCTGA
- the tyrS gene encoding tyrosine--tRNA ligase translates to MSQYRSDLLRLLDERGYIHQLTDAAGLDALATGQVVPGYIGFDPTAPSLHVGHLVSIMMLRQLQRAGHKPIVLMGGGTGKIGDPSFKDEARQLLTEDTIAQNVASIRRVFENFLTFGDGPTDAIMVDNAEWLDRLEYIPFLRDIGRHFSVNRMLSFDSVKLRLDREQSLSFLEFNYMILQAYDFLELSRKAACRLQMGGSDQWGNIVNGVELARRVDGTQVFGLTTPLLTNADGTKMGKTVGGAVWLNSDQLSHFDYWQFWRNTDDRDVGSRLRLFTDLPLDEIARLEALEGSEINAAKIVLANEATRLCRGEEAARNCEATAAETFSGGIGADLPKLDIPAEGIGLAAACTAIGFTQSNGEAKRKIAEGAVRLDDAAIKDPAYLVRLESGQTARLSLGKKKHAILRLA, encoded by the coding sequence ATGAGTCAATATCGATCCGACCTGCTGCGCCTGCTCGATGAGCGGGGCTATATCCACCAACTGACCGATGCGGCCGGGCTGGACGCCTTGGCAACCGGGCAGGTCGTGCCGGGCTATATCGGCTTCGATCCCACCGCGCCATCGCTCCATGTCGGGCATCTGGTGTCGATCATGATGCTGCGCCAGCTGCAGCGCGCGGGCCACAAGCCGATCGTTCTGATGGGCGGCGGAACCGGCAAGATCGGCGATCCCAGCTTCAAGGATGAAGCGCGCCAATTGCTGACCGAAGATACCATCGCGCAGAATGTCGCCTCCATCCGCCGGGTGTTCGAGAACTTCCTGACCTTCGGGGACGGGCCCACCGATGCGATCATGGTCGACAATGCCGAGTGGCTGGACAGGCTGGAATATATCCCTTTCCTGCGGGACATCGGTCGGCATTTCTCGGTCAACCGGATGCTCAGCTTCGATTCGGTCAAGCTGAGGCTGGATCGCGAACAGTCCCTGAGCTTTCTCGAATTCAACTATATGATCCTCCAGGCCTATGATTTTCTGGAACTGTCGCGGAAGGCGGCCTGCCGCCTGCAGATGGGCGGTTCCGACCAGTGGGGCAATATCGTGAATGGCGTGGAGCTTGCGCGCCGGGTCGATGGCACCCAGGTCTTCGGGCTGACCACTCCCCTGCTCACGAATGCCGACGGCACCAAGATGGGCAAGACCGTGGGCGGCGCGGTGTGGCTCAACTCCGACCAGCTCAGCCATTTCGATTATTGGCAGTTCTGGCGCAACACGGATGACCGTGACGTCGGCTCGCGCCTGCGCCTGTTCACCGACCTGCCGCTCGACGAGATCGCCCGGCTCGAGGCGCTGGAAGGAAGCGAGATCAACGCGGCCAAGATCGTTCTCGCCAACGAGGCGACCAGGCTTTGCCGGGGCGAGGAAGCGGCGCGAAATTGCGAAGCCACGGCGGCGGAAACCTTTTCGGGCGGAATCGGCGCGGATTTGCCGAAGCTGGACATTCCGGCGGAAGGCATCGGGTTGGCGGCCGCCTGCACTGCCATCGGCTTCACGCAATCGAATGGCGAGGCCAAGCGCAAGATCGCGGAAGGGGCGGTGCGCCTGGACGATGCGGCGATCAAGGACCCCGCATATCTTGTCCGCCTGGAATCCGGCCAGACCGCGCGCCTGAGCCTGGGCAAGAAGAAACACGCCATCCTGCGCCTTGCCTGA
- a CDS encoding acyl-CoA dehydrogenase C-terminal domain-containing protein, producing the protein MAEYNAPVRDTVFVINELIGLQQYSALPGFEGAADDLISTLLEEAGKFCTEVLAPLNQIGDAQGCTRHSDGSVTTPTGFREAYAQLREAGWATLAQDPAFGGQGLPHVLNFAVEEFMNGANQAFAMYPGLATGAVAAIMAKGSESQKQTYLPRMIAGEWLGTMNLTEPQCGTDLGLIRTKAEPRGDESYAITGSKIFISAGEHDLTGNIIHLVLARTPDAPEGSKGISLFLVPKVLVNADGSLGERNAVSCGSIEEKMGIHGNATCAMNYDGATGWLVGEENKGLAAMFIMMNAARLGVGIQGLGQADAAYQNAAAYALERRQGRALTGPAEPDQPADPIIVHPDVRRMLMDAKAFTEGMRALVLWGALQVDLSHKASSEQERQQADELVGLLTPVIKGYGTDKGYEVATNMQQIFGGHGYIREWGMEQFVRDARIAMIYEGANGVQAMDLCGRKLALNGGRAIQAFFRMVDEECAPAEQDAACADIAARLGKANGELKAATMWFMQNAMTNPNNLGAGAHHYMHIAGIVALGLMWLRMAKIAARNLAAGTDDAGFYQAKLTTARYFAERFTPDCGALRRRIETGSASMMELPPEAFVHR; encoded by the coding sequence ATGGCCGAATACAATGCGCCCGTGCGCGATACCGTTTTCGTCATCAACGAACTGATCGGGCTGCAGCAATACTCCGCCCTTCCGGGGTTTGAAGGTGCAGCAGACGATCTCATCTCCACGCTGCTGGAGGAAGCTGGAAAATTCTGCACAGAGGTGCTGGCGCCGCTCAACCAGATCGGCGATGCGCAAGGCTGCACACGCCATTCCGACGGCAGCGTGACCACGCCCACAGGCTTTCGCGAGGCTTATGCCCAGCTTCGCGAGGCGGGCTGGGCTACTCTGGCGCAAGACCCGGCATTCGGCGGGCAAGGCCTGCCGCATGTCCTCAATTTCGCGGTCGAAGAGTTCATGAATGGGGCCAATCAAGCCTTTGCGATGTATCCCGGCCTGGCCACCGGGGCCGTGGCGGCCATCATGGCGAAGGGAAGCGAAAGCCAGAAGCAGACCTACCTGCCCAGGATGATCGCGGGCGAATGGCTGGGCACGATGAACCTGACCGAGCCTCAATGCGGCACCGATCTCGGCCTTATCCGCACCAAGGCGGAACCGCGGGGCGATGAGTCCTATGCGATCACCGGCTCCAAGATCTTCATTTCCGCCGGCGAGCACGATCTGACCGGGAACATCATCCATCTGGTTCTGGCGAGAACGCCGGACGCGCCGGAAGGCTCGAAGGGGATTTCCCTGTTTCTCGTTCCGAAGGTGCTGGTGAACGCGGATGGCTCGCTGGGCGAGCGCAATGCCGTCTCCTGCGGCTCGATCGAGGAAAAGATGGGCATTCACGGCAATGCCACCTGCGCGATGAATTACGACGGAGCCACGGGCTGGCTGGTCGGCGAGGAGAACAAGGGCCTCGCCGCGATGTTCATCATGATGAACGCTGCCCGGCTCGGGGTCGGCATACAGGGGCTGGGGCAAGCGGATGCGGCCTATCAGAATGCAGCCGCCTATGCCCTGGAACGGCGCCAGGGACGCGCGCTTACCGGGCCTGCCGAGCCGGATCAGCCCGCCGACCCGATCATCGTTCACCCGGATGTGCGGCGGATGCTGATGGATGCCAAGGCATTTACCGAGGGAATGCGGGCGCTCGTCCTTTGGGGCGCCTTGCAGGTCGACCTTTCCCACAAGGCCTCCAGCGAACAGGAGCGCCAGCAGGCGGATGAACTGGTCGGCCTGCTCACTCCGGTAATCAAGGGCTACGGCACCGACAAGGGCTATGAAGTCGCCACCAACATGCAGCAGATCTTCGGCGGTCATGGCTATATCCGCGAATGGGGCATGGAACAGTTCGTGCGGGATGCGCGGATCGCCATGATCTATGAAGGCGCGAATGGCGTGCAGGCGATGGACCTTTGCGGCCGCAAGCTCGCATTGAACGGAGGGCGGGCGATCCAGGCCTTCTTCCGGATGGTGGACGAGGAATGCGCCCCTGCGGAACAGGACGCCGCCTGTGCGGACATTGCAGCCCGGCTCGGCAAGGCCAATGGCGAACTGAAGGCCGCCACCATGTGGTTCATGCAGAACGCCATGACCAATCCGAACAATCTGGGCGCCGGCGCCCATCATTACATGCATATCGCGGGGATCGTGGCGCTGGGGCTGATGTGGCTGCGCATGGCCAAGATTGCCGCGCGCAATCTTGCCGCAGGCACCGACGATGCCGGATTCTATCAGGCCAAGCTGACCACGGCCCGCTATTTCGCGGAGCGCTTCACCCCTGATTGCGGGGCATTGCGGCGCCGGATCGAAACGGGTTCCGCCAGCATGATGGAACTGCCGCCCGAGGCCTTCGTCCATCGCTAG